In one Winogradskyella sp. MH6 genomic region, the following are encoded:
- a CDS encoding DUF4292 domain-containing protein: MNRQIHIKQQIFRIVFALAILLFATSCKSTQSIVAAGKASDKLSAKQVIKQHQKNDANFKTLQGKVKIDITQNQKEQGSTFNLRIEKDKVIWLSAKLGLARMMITPEKVRFYNKLDNEYFDGDYKLLSDFVGVDLDFMKVQNILLGQAIFDLKDEPHTVSVNENSYALQPKDQSALFELFYLINPSHFKMDSLQLFQQLKKRILQVDYKSYQEVKKQILPKDIRIIAVEDSDEVAITMEFKSLTLNEDVRFPFRIPAGYKEIVIK, encoded by the coding sequence ATGAACAGACAAATTCATATAAAACAACAAATATTTAGAATCGTATTTGCCCTTGCAATACTACTTTTTGCGACAAGCTGCAAATCTACCCAAAGCATTGTTGCCGCAGGTAAAGCGAGCGATAAACTATCAGCGAAGCAAGTGATAAAACAACATCAAAAGAACGATGCTAATTTTAAAACTCTTCAAGGGAAGGTTAAAATCGATATTACTCAAAACCAAAAAGAGCAGGGTTCAACTTTTAATCTTAGAATAGAAAAAGATAAAGTGATATGGTTAAGTGCAAAACTGGGCTTAGCACGTATGATGATAACACCAGAAAAAGTACGTTTTTATAACAAGCTCGATAACGAATACTTTGATGGAGACTATAAACTGCTAAGTGATTTTGTAGGTGTGGATTTAGATTTTATGAAAGTGCAAAATATATTGTTGGGACAAGCTATTTTTGATTTAAAGGATGAACCTCATACGGTTTCGGTAAATGAAAACTCTTATGCGCTTCAACCTAAAGACCAAAGTGCACTATTTGAGTTGTTTTATTTAATTAATCCGTCGCACTTTAAAATGGATAGTCTGCAATTATTTCAGCAGTTAAAAAAGCGCATTCTTCAGGTGGATTATAAATCGTACCAAGAGGTTAAAAAGCAGATTTTACCAAAAGATATTAGAATCATTGCTGTTGAAGACTCAGATGAAGTTGCCATAACAATGGAATTTAAGTCGCTAACACTAAACGAAGATGTTAGGTTTCCATTCAGAATACCAGCTGGATATAAAGAAATAGTTATTAAGTAA